From a single Paenibacillus sp. FSL W8-0426 genomic region:
- a CDS encoding ketoacyl-ACP synthase III gives MLQSKAKITAFGTYVPERILSNADLEKMVDTNDEWIVQRTGMRERRIAAEDQFVSDLAVKAVEDMIQRYGADVQDVDMILVATSTPEYPFPNTASRIQAKLNIPQTGAMDLSAACAGFVYGLQLADSLITSGMYRKVLVVGTETLSKITDYTDRSTCILFGDGAGAFLLERTEGKGNSLAALSGTQGEGGIHVYSSGLSSEMDGVSLQGKNGSLVQNGREVYKWAVRLIPEQLPKLIAKAGLQAEQIDWFVPHSANLRMIEAMCERGPIPMERTLTSAEYRGNTSAASIPLAIQLAVDAGKVKQGQRLALFGFGGGLTYAGLVVEWGVPDSAQQS, from the coding sequence ATGTTGCAGTCAAAAGCTAAAATCACCGCATTTGGAACGTATGTCCCAGAGCGCATTCTGAGTAATGCGGATTTGGAAAAAATGGTCGACACAAACGATGAATGGATCGTTCAGCGGACGGGCATGAGAGAGCGTCGCATCGCAGCTGAGGATCAATTTGTTTCGGACCTTGCCGTCAAGGCGGTGGAGGATATGATTCAACGCTACGGGGCAGACGTTCAAGACGTAGATATGATTCTGGTGGCGACGAGCACGCCAGAGTATCCTTTTCCCAACACGGCTTCCAGAATTCAGGCAAAACTAAATATTCCGCAGACAGGAGCGATGGATTTAAGCGCAGCATGCGCGGGTTTTGTATATGGTCTGCAACTGGCAGACAGCCTGATTACGAGCGGCATGTACCGCAAAGTGCTTGTGGTCGGCACGGAGACGTTATCGAAAATTACGGATTACACGGATCGTTCCACGTGCATTTTGTTTGGCGATGGGGCGGGGGCATTTTTGTTGGAACGGACCGAGGGGAAAGGAAATTCCCTTGCAGCGTTGTCCGGAACGCAGGGAGAAGGCGGCATACACGTTTATAGCAGCGGGCTCTCTTCCGAAATGGACGGCGTATCTCTTCAGGGGAAGAATGGCAGTCTCGTGCAAAACGGCAGAGAGGTCTATAAATGGGCTGTGCGTCTGATCCCGGAACAATTGCCGAAATTGATTGCCAAAGCCGGATTGCAGGCAGAGCAAATCGACTGGTTCGTGCCCCACAGCGCTAACCTGAGAATGATCGAAGCGATGTGCGAGCGCGGCCCGATTCCCATGGAACGTACGTTGACCAGTGCAGAGTATCGGGGCAACACGTCGGCAGCTTCCATCCCGCTGGCCATCCAACTTGCCGTGGATGCAGGGAAAGTAAAACAAGGACAGCGACTTGCTTTATTTGGATTTGGAGGCGGACTAACTTATGCTGGCCTTGTGGTGGAATGGGGAGTTCCTGATTCGGCTCAGCAAAGCTAA
- a CDS encoding amidase family protein, whose product MSYQQSAMMKKTGALLLAGAVLATGFGSPAPSAAASTTVPAGKTAAATAGKAPATAAAFVKAMEEAATLAGVPFSMHTPMGTTVKRKDAAKALQQWLKLEPATETFKDVPDDADYAGAVSALNQAGLMKGYTESLFLPNAVLTENDVAVLKDRIYDYIKPFVLEEATITEIQAAMTQGKITSKELVQKYLDRIEKYDDQGVSLKAVLTLNPEALNIAEALDEERATKGARGPLHGIPVLVKDNFDTNDMPTTAGCLCLKDSVPSTDAEQVKRLKDAGAIILGKTNLHEFAFGITTSSSLGGQTLNPYALDHYPGGSSGGTGAAIAANFAAAGLGTDTGGSIRIPSSFNSLVGIRPTIGLSSRDGIIPLALTQDVGGPMARTVSDAAIMLDATVGYDKKDLSTAYSVGRIPSSYTDYLDVNGLKGARIGVATELIPSTKAEEKEVADVINHAVTELESLGATAVPIQIPNLAEINKYPSLSGYEFKFQLNDYLESLGDEAPYHSLSEIIASGQFDKSQEQSMKARDARATLDTTEYKDIVLKRTQLTRDSLLKVMADHHLDAIIYPTSTQAAGVIGEGQNSGGNNRLSPFSGFPAITVPAGFTSEGLPVGMEFLGRAFDEGTLIKLAYSYEQGTHHRQAPKFTP is encoded by the coding sequence ATGAGTTATCAACAATCAGCCATGATGAAAAAAACAGGAGCCTTGCTGCTTGCAGGCGCAGTGCTCGCCACCGGTTTTGGAAGCCCGGCTCCATCGGCAGCGGCCAGCACAACCGTACCTGCGGGCAAAACAGCAGCAGCAACGGCTGGGAAAGCTCCTGCTACGGCAGCAGCCTTTGTAAAAGCGATGGAAGAAGCCGCAACACTTGCAGGCGTTCCTTTTTCCATGCACACGCCTATGGGCACAACCGTCAAACGCAAGGACGCGGCAAAGGCGCTGCAACAATGGCTAAAGCTGGAGCCTGCGACCGAGACGTTCAAGGACGTACCGGATGATGCAGATTATGCTGGCGCCGTAAGCGCCCTGAACCAGGCGGGCCTGATGAAAGGATACACCGAATCCTTGTTTCTGCCCAATGCGGTATTAACGGAAAATGACGTTGCCGTCTTGAAAGACCGCATTTATGACTACATCAAACCTTTTGTCCTGGAAGAAGCCACGATTACTGAGATTCAGGCTGCCATGACGCAGGGAAAAATCACCTCCAAAGAGCTGGTTCAGAAGTATCTGGACCGGATCGAAAAATACGATGATCAAGGCGTCAGCCTCAAAGCCGTGTTGACGCTGAATCCGGAAGCGCTGAACATCGCCGAAGCTCTGGATGAAGAGCGCGCAACGAAGGGCGCACGTGGACCGCTGCACGGCATACCGGTGCTGGTCAAAGACAACTTCGATACCAACGACATGCCGACAACCGCGGGCTGCCTTTGCCTGAAAGATTCCGTGCCTTCCACGGATGCGGAGCAAGTCAAACGTTTGAAAGATGCCGGGGCCATCATTTTGGGCAAAACCAACCTGCATGAATTCGCCTTTGGCATCACCACCTCCAGCTCGCTTGGTGGACAAACGCTGAATCCTTATGCACTGGATCACTATCCGGGCGGTTCCAGCGGCGGTACGGGCGCAGCCATTGCCGCGAACTTTGCCGCAGCCGGACTGGGTACCGACACGGGCGGTTCCATTCGGATCCCATCCAGCTTCAACAGCCTGGTCGGCATTCGTCCAACGATCGGCTTGTCCAGCCGTGACGGCATCATTCCGCTTGCGCTGACCCAGGATGTGGGCGGTCCGATGGCACGCACCGTCAGCGATGCTGCAATCATGCTCGACGCCACGGTTGGCTATGACAAAAAGGACTTGTCCACAGCCTACAGCGTCGGCCGTATTCCTTCCAGCTACACGGATTATCTGGATGTGAACGGGTTGAAGGGTGCACGCATCGGCGTAGCCACCGAGCTGATTCCTAGCACCAAAGCCGAGGAAAAAGAAGTGGCCGACGTCATCAACCATGCCGTGACAGAACTGGAGTCGCTGGGTGCGACGGCTGTGCCGATCCAAATCCCGAACCTTGCCGAAATCAACAAATATCCAAGCCTTAGCGGATACGAGTTCAAATTCCAACTGAATGACTACCTGGAATCGCTGGGGGACGAAGCTCCTTACCACAGCCTGTCCGAAATCATCGCTTCCGGTCAGTTCGATAAGTCCCAAGAGCAATCCATGAAAGCCAGAGATGCGCGAGCCACGCTCGATACGACCGAATACAAGGATATCGTGCTGAAACGTACGCAGCTGACTCGCGATTCCTTGTTGAAAGTGATGGCCGACCATCATCTGGATGCCATCATTTATCCTACATCCACGCAAGCTGCGGGCGTCATCGGCGAAGGACAAAATTCCGGCGGCAACAACCGGTTGAGTCCATTCTCCGGCTTCCCGGCGATCACCGTGCCTGCCGGATTCACCAGCGAAGGTTTGCCCGTAGGTATGGAATTCCTTGGCCGTGCCTTTGATGAAGGTACGCTGATCAAGCTGGCGTACAGCTACGAGCAAGGAACGCACCACCGCCAAGCACCCAAATTCACGCCATAA